In Flavobacterium praedii, the DNA window ATATGATTTTATTATCAATGGTTCTCGTGTTTTGTTGTTTGCTGAAAAGGATAATATACACCAAGTGAGATAGTAGGAAAGCCACTAAACCAAAGATGAAATAGAGTTCTCCTTTGTCGGCAAATAATAAAATGATATCGCCTATCCAAGAAAAAGTTAAAGCGGTCAATAAGAATTTCTTTGTGGGGAAACTGCTAGAAACTGCGACTGTTGCCATTAATATAGGAAGTAATAAAGGTTTCATATACCAATCGAATCCTTCTAAATCGAAATATAGAATAATTAAATACAGTAGTGTGAAAATAATATAGGTTTTGAGTAGGTTTTGGTTTTTCATTTTTGGGTTATAATTTTTTTATAGAATTTCATATCGCTAGATCTTTTTGGTGTTATCGACAATTGAAATTATGGCGATTTAATTAAATTTTATGCTATTGATGTGTTTTAGTTTCTTTCAAAATTGGTGTTTACAAAATAAATTGTCACTAATAAAGATAAAATGAGATAACCAATAATAATATAAGAGGCAAAGGGGAATACTAAGTTCAGATGGAACCAATCGCCTAAGTAAGCAATTATACCTATTCCAAATAGAAATCGTATTGCCTCCCAGAAGAGCGAAGTTTTTCGGGTATCCATCAATTCGGTGTAACTATAAACTGTTAAGAATATAAAAGCTCCATAAACAAATACGTTTGGTAACCCAATGATAGCTATTGAGTTATACATATAGGTAATGAACAATAAAGTGATTATGGCTTGAAATATAGACCAATACATTAATTGGTTTGAATGTTGTGTTCCGTACTTTTCAAAGGCATATACATCCGTGATTTTGTTAACGGGATATTTCTCTTCAAAATCTTTTGGTCTCCATCCAGTCGGTTTAAACCAAATAGTGAGTTTGTCATTCCATTTATCTGTACGCCAAGCATCGGTGATCATTAACCAAAGATGTTGAAAATTAATTCGTATGGGGTTCCAGGTTAGTGCTGGTCTTGTTATTCCAAAAACTGGTGGAACACTTTCTAATTCTTCTTGAAAAGTGCCAAAAAGTTTGTCCCAAATTATAAATATTTGAGAGTGATTTTTGTCCATATAAATTGGGTTTATGGCATGATGAACCCTATGATGAGAAGGCGTTACCAATATATTTTCTAGAAATCCCATTTTTTTGATATGTTTGGTGTGGTACCAAAACTGTAAAAATAAATGGATGGGAAGTGTTATGGCAATCACTTTTGGTGGCACACCTAAAAGCGCTGCAGGAATCAATAAAAAAGTGAATAGATTGACAAAACTTGAAACGGGTTGTCGTAAAGCACAAGCTAAATTAAATTCTTCGCTGCTGTGGTGAATTGCATGTTTGTTCCATAAAAAATTGATTTGATGAGACAAACGATGGCTCCAATATCCATAAAAATCAATTACAATAAATCCGATTATATATGCCCAAACATTCGCTTCCAAATGAATAATGGCAAGTTTAGTTTCAATCCAATCATAAGTAATTAAGGTAATGCTTAAGCCTAAAACATCTTTTACGGAATTAATCATTCCAGAGCTAATGCTTGAAACTGAATCCATATTGGGAGAAGTATCTTCTCCTTTATAAAAACCATACATTTTTTCAATTACTATTAGTATCAAAAAAACAGGCATCACAAAAACTAAAATTTTACCGTATTCTTCCATTTTAAGGGTATTTTTTTTCAAATATAGAATAAATGTCGGTAATTATGTTTTATTGGTATTAAATTATGAAATATTTTGTGTATTTATTATTAGTTGTTTTTTGGTTGTCAGAATACTTCTAAAACAGATGGTCGTATTTTTGTATTCTTTATTGAAGTTTTTAAAGCATAAAAAAACCTATTCGAGGTTGTACTTACTCAAATAGGTTTACGGAAAACACATTTTTGGAAATGGTATTGTAACTTAGATTAATTCGGCATTCAAACCTGCTTCTAATAATCTAGTGCATTGAATTTTTAATTTATCAAATTCACCTGTTTTAACGGTGCATTTTCCATTGTAATGGATGATCAATGAGCATTGCTCTGCCTGAATTGGAGTATGATCGCAAACTCTGATTAAGGTGTCAATAACATGATCAAAAGTGTTTACATCATCATTGTATACTATAATTTCATTGTTTATAGTATTAACTTCCTTTTCTTTAACTCTTTCTTTTACTTTCTCTATGGTACTCATGCTTTTAGGTTTTTGTACTTTATTGATTTTAAAAAACTAACACTAATTTACGTATTTTAATGATACCCAGTTGTTTCTGTTGAATTTTTTAACATATTTTAGTCCTTTTTCCGTGCACGAAGCATCTATAAATGGGATATCTTCTTCGTAAAAACCGCTAAATAAGATGGTTCCACCAGTATTTAAACTATCTACATAACTTTGCATATCATTTAATAAAATGTTTCTATTGATGTTAGCAATAATTAAATCGTATTTCTTACCTTTTAATAATGCTGCATCACCTTCATAAACAGTTATATGTTTGCAATTGTTGCGTTCGGCATTTTCAATAGAATTCAAATAACACCAATTGTCAATATCAATGGCATCGATAGGTTGTGCTCCTTTCATTTCGGCAAGAATAGCAAGAATAGCTGTTCCGCAACCCATATCTAAGGTTTTTAAACCGGTAACATCAATTTCTAATAAGTGTTGAATCATCATGTGAGTAGTTTCATGATGTCCAGTACCAAAACTCATTTTTGGTTCAATTACAATGTCAAATTCTGCATTTGTTTTTGGGTGAAATGGGGCACGTACATGACAGTTTCCTTCTACATCAATGGGTTCAAAATTCTTTTCCCATTCCTCATTCCAGTTCACTTGTTCGATTTCTTCAAAAGTATAGTTGATTTTGAATTCTTCGGAGTGTAATATCTGAATATCTTCTAATATAGATTCGTCCCAAAGATCTTTTTGTACAAATGCAGAGATACCTGTTTCCGTTTCAGTAAAACTTTCAAAGGCTTTTTCTCCCAATTCAGCTATTAATATTTCTGATCCAAGCTCTTTTGGTTCAATGTTAAAATGATATCCGATGTAAATGTTTGACATGTTTAATTTTTTTGCAAAGGTAACAATAGCATGTAATCCTTTTTTAAATTTTATATTTTTTTTGACGTTTTGTTTTTAACACTGAATTTTTTCTATTTTTTAACTTTTTAAAAAAAGTAGCAAAAGGAGTTTTTTGTCTAAATATAGATATCACTATTTTTTTTATTATATCATTTTATAAATTCAATGTGTTAATTAACCTATTGGAAATGAATAGCTAGTATTTTTTTGGGTATAAAAAATAGTTTTTTTTAAAATTTTTATTCTTTTTTTTATGCTGTAGTTATACCTTTTTCAAGGATATAAAAAATGATTTTTATCATGTTTTTGAAAATATAACTACCTGAATTATAGATAATTAATTGATAAAACTTGCTGTTTTTATTTTATAATATTTATATTTGTAAAGTTGTATAATTTTACATTGCTACAACTACATTTTAATATTCTAAATTAATAAATCTACCATGAAAAAAGTTTTAATTTATACCGTCGCAACACTGTTTTCTGTTTTTTTGGGGCAAGCGCAGGATATAAAACAAGCAAAAATTGCTATCGATGCCGAACAATATGAAAAAGCAAAAAATATTTTAGAAACCCTTACAACAGCCAAGCCAACAGATGGATATGCTAAATTTCTTTTGGGAAATGTTTGTTTGTTAAAAGGGGAATATAGCGAAGCCAAAAAACATTTTGATGTTGGGGTTGCCTGTTCTTCCAAAGGAAATTTTAATTACATCGGTTTGGGATATATTGCTCTTGATAAAGGAGATATTGCCGAAGCAGAGAAAAATTTTGCATCAGCAACTCAAAATATTGGTAAAAAAGATCTTGAGGAATCGGTCTTTATTGGTAAGGCTTATACGTATTCGGAGCATCCTAATTACAAAAAAGCAGTGGAGATTTTGAGTGCATCAAGACTTATTGATCCAGCAAATACAACTGTTTTATTAGCATTAGGTGATGCTTATAAATTTAATAAAAAACAAAATGATGCCTATGATTGTTATCGAGAAGCATTTCGATTAGATAATACTTTGCTTAGAGCCAAAATGGGATTGGGTACATTGATTAAAAATGCTCATAATTTTCCAGTGGCTGTAACTTCCTTTGATGAAGTGATAGCATTAAATCCTAACTATGGTCCTGTATATAGAGAACTTGCAGAAACCCAATATTTATGGGCTATGAATGATGCTAGAAAATACGATGAACACATTTCTAAAGGTATAGCCTTTTATGAAAAGTATATGAGCTTAACCGATTATTCATTGGAATCTCGTATGCGTCATGCCGATTTTTTAATCTTAGCCAAAGATTACAAAGCACTTGAAGTTGAAGCTAATGAAATGAGTAAGTTGGATAAAGTAAATCCTAGAATTTACCGTTATTTAGGATATTCAGCATATTACAACAACAATTTTGATACCACAATATCTTCATTGAATTCTTTTGTTTCAAATCCTGCCAATAGAACCATTGCAAGAGATTATTACTATTTAGGTGCAGCAAAATTGAGTAAAGCATTAGCAGCTACTCCAATTGATAACGTTGCAATAGATGATGCCATTTTAGATTTTAAAAAATCATTTGAAATGAGTAATGGAATTGCTGGAGAACTTCCGGAACTGGCTAAAAAAGTTTTTGATAAAAAATTATACGCACAAGCTGCCGCAATATATGAAATAGCAATAGGTAATCCAGAAACAAAATCCTATTTGATGGACAATTTCTATTTTGCTTCATCCGTATATTGGTCTTGTAATGGTATCGAAAATTTAAGTCCACAACAGATTGAGTTATTGAAAAAGGCTGATTTAGCTTTGGATGTGGTTATAGCGGCTTCACCATCAACTCAAGACGCTTATCTTTTTAAAGCTAGAATTCAAGTTTTGCTTAAAAACGATATTTTAGTAACTAAAAATTACGAAGATTTTGTTACTGCTGCCAATAAAAAAGAGGCAACTGAGTTGGCTACCAAAGGAATGAAATCAAAATTAATGGAAGCTTATAATAACTTAGGTGTTATTTATTCGGCTACTGATAAAGTAAAAGCAAAAGATAATTTTACTAAAACTCTAGCGATAGATCCAGCTAATCAATATGCTTTGGACCAATTGAAATTATTGAAATAAATTTTGATAAGAATTGATTATTAAAAAACCAATAGTATTTTTTACTATTGGTTTTTTTGTTTTATACGAGATTATAGTTTTTGAAATGCTTTGATAAGGTTGTGAATGGGTTTCAAAGAAATCTCTGTGCCACTTTCACCGTTTTCAGCATAATCAAATGGGTTATCAAGGTCTTTGATTAACAAAAACATATACGAAATTAAAAAGGTTACGAGCAAAGTAAAAAACAAAGCCACATAAAAAGGCTCGATTTTGATTATGATAAGGGACATAGCAATTAATGTTCCCATGGCTTCAAGTATCGCATAAGCAGAACCAATAAAATTAGTTTCTCTAATGGTGTCAATTCTCATGATCATTTTACGGATATTGTTTTGCTCGTTTTTTATTTTAATGAGATAACCTGGTTGAATTCCTTCATTGTCTAATTCGATAATAAAATCATTCATTTGGCTTATTTTTTCCAGAATGGAC includes these proteins:
- a CDS encoding ATP-dependent Clp protease adaptor ClpS; this translates as MSTIEKVKERVKEKEVNTINNEIIVYNDDVNTFDHVIDTLIRVCDHTPIQAEQCSLIIHYNGKCTVKTGEFDKLKIQCTRLLEAGLNAELI
- a CDS encoding tetratricopeptide repeat protein encodes the protein MKKVLIYTVATLFSVFLGQAQDIKQAKIAIDAEQYEKAKNILETLTTAKPTDGYAKFLLGNVCLLKGEYSEAKKHFDVGVACSSKGNFNYIGLGYIALDKGDIAEAEKNFASATQNIGKKDLEESVFIGKAYTYSEHPNYKKAVEILSASRLIDPANTTVLLALGDAYKFNKKQNDAYDCYREAFRLDNTLLRAKMGLGTLIKNAHNFPVAVTSFDEVIALNPNYGPVYRELAETQYLWAMNDARKYDEHISKGIAFYEKYMSLTDYSLESRMRHADFLILAKDYKALEVEANEMSKLDKVNPRIYRYLGYSAYYNNNFDTTISSLNSFVSNPANRTIARDYYYLGAAKLSKALAATPIDNVAIDDAILDFKKSFEMSNGIAGELPELAKKVFDKKLYAQAAAIYEIAIGNPETKSYLMDNFYFASSVYWSCNGIENLSPQQIELLKKADLALDVVIAASPSTQDAYLFKARIQVLLKNDILVTKNYEDFVTAANKKEATELATKGMKSKLMEAYNNLGVIYSATDKVKAKDNFTKTLAIDPANQYALDQLKLLK
- the prmA gene encoding 50S ribosomal protein L11 methyltransferase → MSNIYIGYHFNIEPKELGSEILIAELGEKAFESFTETETGISAFVQKDLWDESILEDIQILHSEEFKINYTFEEIEQVNWNEEWEKNFEPIDVEGNCHVRAPFHPKTNAEFDIVIEPKMSFGTGHHETTHMMIQHLLEIDVTGLKTLDMGCGTAILAILAEMKGAQPIDAIDIDNWCYLNSIENAERNNCKHITVYEGDAALLKGKKYDLIIANINRNILLNDMQSYVDSLNTGGTILFSGFYEEDIPFIDASCTEKGLKYVKKFNRNNWVSLKYVN
- a CDS encoding sterol desaturase family protein, translated to MEEYGKILVFVMPVFLILIVIEKMYGFYKGEDTSPNMDSVSSISSGMINSVKDVLGLSITLITYDWIETKLAIIHLEANVWAYIIGFIVIDFYGYWSHRLSHQINFLWNKHAIHHSSEEFNLACALRQPVSSFVNLFTFLLIPAALLGVPPKVIAITLPIHLFLQFWYHTKHIKKMGFLENILVTPSHHRVHHAINPIYMDKNHSQIFIIWDKLFGTFQEELESVPPVFGITRPALTWNPIRINFQHLWLMITDAWRTDKWNDKLTIWFKPTGWRPKDFEEKYPVNKITDVYAFEKYGTQHSNQLMYWSIFQAIITLLFITYMYNSIAIIGLPNVFVYGAFIFLTVYSYTELMDTRKTSLFWEAIRFLFGIGIIAYLGDWFHLNLVFPFASYIIIGYLILSLLVTIYFVNTNFERN
- a CDS encoding lysoplasmalogenase; the encoded protein is MKNQNLLKTYIIFTLLYLIILYFDLEGFDWYMKPLLLPILMATVAVSSSFPTKKFLLTALTFSWIGDIILLFADKGELYFIFGLVAFLLSHLVYIILFSKQQNTRTIDNKIIFWIGVLAILTYFVFMINTLFPKLGPLKIPVLVYAIVITTMLFFAFKGNLKWAIPANNYILIGAIVFVSSDSILAFNKFYAPIAHASFYIMATYCLAQYLIVKGILKLNNNNI